A genomic segment from Nicotiana sylvestris chromosome 1, ASM39365v2, whole genome shotgun sequence encodes:
- the LOC104246568 gene encoding uncharacterized protein, with amino-acid sequence MEGRTLETVRLVTPKPLAIGGDSTVTLNKAGVKEANITNERKLSEETSVHKGKEHATPELEIWPTLPARSGGSKASAGTWTTPTNMQKVSSSEGPSQQQMQAVNLKLKSVSSGNTNGTVAQTGGAQRKLQLESEPRPTKTWLMLFEENNLAKRGMDRKFIPPTIVEGEGYGDVFRATYANNRPVIMKAWTAEFDFDAEDLKIIPIVIKLPNLPLCCWNASALSKIGSGFDQPIYADACTSNTERISYARILVEVDVTKVLPNVIKIKDPKGRIMAQEIWYDWKPTYCPRCMQIGHNCQQKQINTVGVEKKTGQQQ; translated from the exons ATGGAAGGAAGGACTCTAGAAACTGTGAGATTGGTTACACCAAAACCTCTAGCAATCGGAGGTGATAGTACTGTTACATTGAACAAAGCAGGGGTCAAAGAGGCAAACATCACAAATGAAAGGAAATTGAGTGAGGAAACATCAGTACATAAAGGAAAGGAGCATGCAACACCGGAATTGGAGATATGGCCAACCCTACCAGCTCGAAGTGGAGGAAGCAAAGCATCAGCTGGTACATGGACAACACCGACTAACATGCAGAAAGTATCAAGCTCGGAAGGACCATCACAACAACAGATGCAAGCTGTAAATCTGAAATTGAAGTCTGTTTCAAGTGGAAACACCAATGGAACAGTAGCTCAAACTGGAGGTGCACAGAGGAAGTTACAGTTGGAATCTGAACCAAGGCCAACTAAGACATGGTTGATGCTGTTTGAGGAGAATAATCTAGCAAAAAGAGGCATGGATCGGAAGTTTATACCGCCTACTATTGTTGAGG GAGAGGGATATGGTGATGTATTCAGGGCCACATATGCTAACAATAGACCAGTTATTATGAAGGCATGGACTGCTGAATTTGACTTTGATGCTGAGGATTTGAAGATAATTCCCATTGTGATCAAACTGCCTAACTTACCTCTATGTTGTTGGAATGCAAGTGCATTGAGCAAAATTGGTAGTGGTTTTGACCAGCCAATATATGCAGATGCTTGTACTTCAAATACTGAGAGAATTTCATATGCGAGGATATTGGTAGAAGTTGATGTTACTAAGGTGTTACCAAATGTTATTAAAATAAAAGATCCAAAGGGCAGAATCATGGCACAAGAGATATGGTATGACTGGAAGCCTACATATTGTCCAAGATGTATGCAAATAGGCCACAATTGTCAACAAAAGCAGATCAACACAGTAGGGGTAGAGAAGAAAACAGGACAGCAACAATAG
- the LOC104246569 gene encoding uncharacterized protein yields MREMHLQKMVLRVGTKVRKDLERMSGEVSSIHHKCFNRMQDLINQEQSIQSSFHKKSEKVKSDHRIRLNASVDVVRFLLRNGLSFRGHNESEDSEDKDFFLELLEFHGDKHSDVGKVTLHKAPKNDMIICPAIQKDIVDACAKETSKAIIQDLDDEFFGILVDESKDISHKEQMALVIQYVNKRGEVIERVLGIVHVNDSSALSLQKIIYDLLLDHSLSSSKLRGQGYDGSNNMQGRINGLKSLILQDVLYAYCVHCFANQL; encoded by the coding sequence ATGCGGGAGATGCATTTACAAAAGATGGTTTTAAGGGTTGGAACAAAGGTACGGAAAGACTTAGAACGCATGTCTGGGGAAGTAAGTAGTATCCATCACAAATGTTTTAATAGGATGCAAGATTTGATAAATCAAGAACAATCGATTCAATCTTCTTTTCACAAGAAAAGTGAGAAAGTAAAAAGCGATCATCGGATACGTTTAAATGCCTCGGTTGATGTGGTAAGATTTCTCTTAAGAAATGGGTTGTCATTTCGTGGTCATAATGAAAGTGAAGATTCTGAAGACAAAGATTTTTTTCTTGAACTTTTGGAATTTCATGGGGATAAGCATTCAGATGTGGGAAAGGTAACATTACATAAAGCTCCAAAAAATGATATGATTATTTGTCCAGCAATTCAAAAGGATATTGTGGATGCTTGTGCTAAAGAAACAAGTAAAGCTATTATCCAAGATTTGGATGACGAATTCTTTGGGATATTGGTTGATGAATCAAAGGACATCTCACATAAAGAGCAAATGGCCCTTGTTATACAATATGTTAACAAAAGAGGGGAGGTGATTGAGCGCGTTTTGGGTATTGTCCATGTGAATGATTCATCTGCATTATCATTACAGAAAATAATTTATGATTTGCTTTTGGATCACTCGTTAAGCTCATCCAAGCTACGTGGACAAGGTTACGATGGATCTAACAATATGCAAGGAAGAATAAATGGCCTAAAATCTTTGATTTTACAAGATGTTTTATATGCCTATTGTGTTCATTGTTTTGCCAATCAGTTGTAA